Part of the Impatiens glandulifera chromosome 8, dImpGla2.1, whole genome shotgun sequence genome is shown below.
gttaacacacataaccgaccagcataaaaagacacttcgggtatctgttgagaatgataccaaaggaacagactgaatattgctatattcatacaagtctgaggacagtctgcaggctgcagaagatagtcctacaagatctttcaaattcaggataaatcagaaaggcaatcttccaagtacagacaactgtctaaccgacagttaccacattgagtaaaagacaaacctagccggtttgacctacacactggaagactagaccgccaggtctgaatcactgaacctctgctcaaccaatcagattcaaggaaatgaaatgtgatcgttggcacatttcacctataaaagaaggagctgaagaggagtaaaggTGGGATACAAGGGATTTTAAgagggttacaagttctgaattttcatacattgtgttctatctctagaaagcttaaagcgcttatttgaagtgtattctacaatttcggttaaaattgtacgagtgttatcgagcaggaaataagtctcgatcggattgtttgtattccttagtgaatatccttctcgcagtttcgagaggaagggggtaggagctttatctccgaacatccataaaatatgtCTTGTTACTTGCTTTTTGCTTACTTTACTTTAttaccgatctgcactaaccgcTTCGACCGACTCTACATTACCTAAACCGATTTACTAAGATCCAAAATcgacccagcaacttccaaacTTGTCTTATCCAAATCCAGTTTTacctatctcgtgagtgtgctgcttcaacctgaaacaaacctcttccgcgcttgaacctggttcaagggtttgtgacagtttgtgtagtattgaaaccctggtattaatctctaaccggattaataaccaccctttgagtgaaacgcgataaccggccaacTCCGGTCCCccaaccgcgacctagatcctaacaattggtatcagagcagttagtttcaatactcaagcaagcatgtctttcgatgccagaaggtgacgactttgccaactggaaggcatgcatgcacctgcatttaatcaccatggatgacgagatgcagttcatcatagccgaaggaccaataatcattgacaaggacaggaaggattggacaactgaagataggagaagaaacaatctggataaccatgccagaaactgcatctccaacggtgtggacagaaacacgtactgtAAGATCaaagactgcaaaaccgcaaaggaaacatgggaaacggttatttagattcatgagggaaatgaaagaaccaaggaaaataagataatggtggttactcagaagtttgaaaacatcaagatgagaccgggagaaacaatgagagaatacagtgaccggttcacaggtgtgatagacAAGCTaacaactcttggcaagaggtatgacaacaaggaagtcatcatgaaagcgttaagatctcttccaagtgcatgggacataaagacaatggtgatgagggaatcaaactacctaagcaagatgaaactacatgatgtattcgaagatcttaaggcatatgagatttaaatgagatctaggactgaagaagaagtctcagcctcaacctcaaccagagcattgatcacatccacagaacatgttgcacctgcaccgatcagaaccgctgaacagttcaccgaggatgccatggcaattcTTGCACAAAAATTtaggagattcatgaagagaagccaaacgacaaacaactacaactatggtgataaatcaaatgtaagatgctataactgcaattgtttgggacacttcaagtgggaatgcagaaaaccgaggagagaggaccggaaaccggataatcaaaataaccgaaataactatcaacaaaccggtgaaggaagtgaggttcagaaagcactgatagccgatgatggaggtaacttatgggctcacagtgacagtgatgatgatctcacatgcctcatggcaaatgaggaacagatATTTgactctctttgtgaagaatttactaaagatgagttatacaatacATTGAAtaatatggtagcagagtataagaacctattaaccttattacctaagcaacccaactttagaaccgacctcatagtacccatcttgaccgaaccaaagaacatacaacctgatgaaacccctaccttagaaaccgaggcagcacctgaactatcctctgagaccgaACAGCTCGAGGAGCTAGTTCAAGAgttaaccgaggaagaaaatgcccgaatccagtatagaatggccgcatggaaaagatctagtgaaatggtaagaaaaatgtgtagttataatagacaccctacttgcatgtttggtctaggatacaaaaacaatagatcccaAAGCCAAAAACACCTAGACAAAACAAGGCTTACAAAGGATGATCTTCCCTTTATAAGTTTTatcagaagttccttaaccgctgaagaggaattaacAGCCTATTAAACGGAagacaaactaacctatgtaggtccaactgattctgagaaatggcttcaccctgagaaaaggaaagccaaccggctcaaaaataggaaagccaactcacaaccgcataggacaaaccaaagatcatccccacacaaggccttcttaggaaaacagaaagaCTCAAAACCGAGTGCAAGAAAGATAGTTAAAACCTTAACTAGGAAAGTtttccggtttgtcaaggtctggatacccaagCGACTAAttgcttgtggacccaagtaaatgtgggtaccaaatagttgtaaatatgtacattttgcaggatataaagaaacggctaggaaactctgaatggtacttggatagcggttgctccaggcatatgaccgggaacaacaatcttctaaccgacatcagaatataaaccggtgcattaatcaccttcggtgacaactcaaaaggtagaactgtgggcaagggtaagattgtccatggtaacttaacaattgataatgtacttttagttggaaacctacgttttaatctcctaagcattagtcaaatgtgtgattctggatacactgtagaatttcttaaacatacatgcctagttaagaattctcaaggtattacactactaaccggaaataggttaggaaacatctaCAAAGTAGATTGGAATAATAAGGTAGAataccctatatgcatgatagctaaaaccgatcaaacctgacTGTGGCATGAAAGACTAAATcacttaaacatgaaaaccttaaactatattcgctgtaaaaagttagttgaaggagtCCCCgacatagtgtttaataaggataaggtatgttcagcatgtcaaatgggtaaacaaaccgGGTCCAcatttaagagtaaaggaaacattcaatctaaccgatgcctagaacttcttcacatggatttatttggaccgattagggtcgtcagcctaggaggtatgctttacactatggtagttgttgatgattattccaggtatacatgggtaatatttctgccatccaaacgtgaaaccgcatcaaatttgatcacactgcttaaacgtttgcaaaatgaaaaatcaacacgcattaatagcattagaagtgatagaggtaccgaatttacaaatagtactctaaatgcatttcttgatgaatccggtattagacacgagttgtctagtgctaagactcctcaacaaaacggcctggccgagagaaaaaaccgaactctcaaggaagccgcacggtccatgatagtcgattcgggtattgctcagaaattttgggctgaggctatcaatactacatgttacacacaaaaccggtctttgattaacaagtttcacaacataacaccttatgaggtatattttgatagagttcccaatcttaagtaccttaagattttcagttgtaaatgctacattcacataaatggcaaaacctatctatctaCTTTTGATacaaaaaccgatactgggatcatgttagggtACTCAgtagtgagtaaagcatataaagtgtataacaatagaaccttaaccgtggaggaatcacttcatggaggaacctacaacccggttttacactccagaaccaagcacattgatataaggcatcacttcattcgggaacatgtcatgctgaagcatatccggctggaatacgtatcgacagatcaacaagtagccgatatcttcacaaagcctctgcaggaagctatgttttctcaattcagactcacactcggtttaaccgacattagttaGATCATCCCTAAAGATGCTTAAAAaggggaaatcggttcggacagacaaaatcGGTAGTTTCTCCTAAATTGTAGGATTCCAAAtttcccaaggtatctatggaagaaccgctctgtctatcagttagagtaacccgaccggttacttagtgcatgcaccaaataaccgcatcgggacgaacaactgataactgaccggtttggaaatagcttattttggattatttggcctcttaacaaaagtggaataattatatgtgtttaaacttatctgttctgaaaaattaccttttcaaagtaaaatggtcatacctcaaaagacgtgaagatatgatatctttcacggtccaggcctatgaccaacatcctaggctgtagacatgcttatttcatgcaaaatacctcatcctatggttaatagataTCATTACCTGTGATACACTAGATAATAAGATCATCcatccactaatatataagttaggcaaaccttaaacaaaacaatcacaagatataacttattctctcactaagacaaaatgtctcagtttccaaacatcctttaAGTGGATTTCGATTCTGCTCAACGCACTGAGaattatgaagtcttcaagatgattaagtcacttgaagacactggtctcaaacactttctaaatgacaaacatgtcatctttttcCTGGAATCTGTCTTGGAGTTCTTTTACAATGCTAGGGTCTTTCGAGGTACCCCTCATTTTGACACCCACATTCAGTCCAAGGTGGGAGACACTATGTTCGACTTCACCGAAAGTGATTTTCCTAGATTCTTCGATCTACCGAAGCAAGGGCTGACCGACCTAAAtgttccggctgaactaaaggccgaaatcgcCTTGAGTTTTGCTCGGTATGACCACCCGGtcaatgaccacggtgccaAGTCATCGCTGAGAGCTGAGTATCAGCTTCTAAACGATGTCATCGGTCGAAGCATCTTGGGTAGGGATGTCACAAACACTTATTGTGCTGCGGTTTTTAACATGATGTCTGCCATAACCACGGGTACGCCAATAAACTGGTCAAGGGtgctgttcgacgtcctaatctgcATGATCGACATTCGTCAAACCGGTCTCATTCCCCAGATAAGCTGCCTACTTTTGGAGTTTGGagttccactctgtccgggcgaagggttAAACCAGGCCCAGGTAATCACCAAAGAGGtaaccgactcattctatgagcggtttgagaaagcttggaagaggaggaaccgccacatcAACTCCAACGGCCGCGCCAACTCCAACGGatactaagtcactccttcctacaaccggtcattttgctgtatgcaccggttgtatctttgttcaactcTTTTATGATAATTTCGGCTTGGTTTATGCTATCTTCGAtttcaatcggttacttttcGATCTCTTATAGCatccgtcattaatgaaaagtaacattcaattaatgtagtaactcccaactacatgagtaattactaaccaactaacttggttacttttgaaCTAGATTCTTACCTcaagctccgcaaccggtcaaaagtaacctcttcccaatacgttttggaaacataaatattctcttcattaataagacaaaactgatcttcaacattaaatgctgaTATTTTCCCTCTAAATccagatctatataaggaaccacccctaatcaacttaacacatctcaaaacaaaaatttcttgaactctctcactcttagcaaagtttgaatcatgccgagtCGAACTttaggaaacttcttgagcatcgatttcgattcctgtatggaacattgggatctGGAAACCAAGGAGGTCATGTTTGAATCCCTCATTAACACCGGTCTTCacacctttctcgaagaatccggtcccatacttctTTCAGATATCAAGACCTTCTTCTGAAGTTCCTGTAtaagaggaaactacattgtttccacAATGAGAGATCACACCTTCTagctggatgaagccgaatttgctcaaatgttcaacctgcccacagaagggttttccgacttcccaacccgggtgggaagtgCTGCAACCGATTACTCCGAATTTTTCTCCGGAACCGATGTACCGGTGGAAAACTAcaggttaaaaacccgcctttcccaccacatccaactcctccaTGAGATTGTTAACCGATCCATCATCTGCCAATCTCCTAATCAACGCTACTCGAAAAGAatgtttgacatgatgacctacattgttagcaatacgcctatcaattggtcatcggtcattttcCAAAATCTGAAAactatggtgctgaccaagaaaggtctcagATATGCTCCTCATATAAGTCGACTCATTCTCAAATatcgtccagaatttggaccgggcacacggGCGTCTCCTTCGAACATTCTTGATATGGATGGGGTGGAAGAAAAGCTTTCTAGGgtagttattacataagttgtatctttatttcttatgtatttctAAACCGATCCATGTATCGGTTTCTATCCAGTACTCTTTCTTCAATAAAATTCtatttcagtttaaaaaataaCGGGGTCAAAAGTTGCAAAATCAGAACACCCATCTAACTAACCGATAAATCACTTCGTCTTCGTTGAAAAATCCGATCAAAGTCAAAAAACCGCATCATCGCGGTTAATAAATTACATCACTTCATAAACGGTTAACCGCTTCATCAAAGCCAAAATCAAAAGACCACTCAAAatctttggagggaaatttcccgcccaaaagaCTCCCGCTCAAATTTCCCGCTTTGATTTCCCGCTTTGATTTCCCGCCGATCTTTTCCCGCCTTCGGCTTGCCGCCCATTGTTTGTCGCCCATTGTTTGCCGCCCAAATgcacttggagggaaaattcccgcctaaaggtgatgggacggtttgcgacGGTTGGGATTCCAAACCGCAACTATAAATAAAGTCCTTggccattttatttcattcttacgcgaaacggctttctctctctagctctcaactttctcaaactctctcaaaacaGCTCTCTTGCTCTCTCGATTCAATAATCAACAATGGGTCACGATTCTGCACTATTCAAACATATCGTCCAGGTCAACTTTGAAGAAATCCGAgcaaacggttcggctccggcaaagcAAGTCTTATCCCGGATCTCCGAGTCCAGACTCGAATACTTCTTAGGCGGTCCGTTCATTCTATACCGGGAAGCGGTGGAGGAATTtttccaaaccgcatctctcGCCGAAAGAACAATAACCTCAACCGTCAAGGGTCAGCAGCTAGAATTGACAGAAGAGTCAGTTGCTGATATACTACGCCAGCCATCAGAAGGAACCAACCTCCCGGCGACCTTAGATCAAGAGACTTTCGAAGCGGCTTGCCAAGTTCTTTCGGAAACTAAGGTTCCTATCGGGGTCTCCGGAAAGAAAACAAGTCTTCGACCGGAGTACAGACCGCTatgtgatatcttcacaaaatcgGTCCAGGCAAGAGGGGGAAACTATGATAGTCTCACCCGGGCGAAAATCGAGATGCTTGTCGGTTTAGTAAACGGCATCAGAATAAACTGGGCGAAAGTCATTTTCAATAACTTCTGTGAAATGGTGAAATcggattccacccggtcatggggatacgccatcccacttgggAAGATTATGCTCCActacaacatcaacaccggtcctggtgttcttCTTTCGTCAAGCAAAATCATAAGGTCCCGCCAATTCACGGACAGGAAAAGCAAAAAGAAGACCTCCGGTTCTACATGTGGCAGAAGGAAGAAGGTAGGCGCTAAGAAAATAGCTCCGGTAAAAGAgaaatccggaagcaagaaagATAAACAACCGATCGAATCTACTGATCCGCGGTCCGAAACACCCAATGAGGACGATTTGGCCTCTAACTCTGACCGAACAAATTCCCACAATATCGAAGAAGATCAGTCCGGTAAAGGGGAAGACCAGATAAGCGAGAATCAATCGACCAGTCTTGACAATGCTGATACCGGTGCAGACGGCCCTAGGGAAGAAGATGTTCACGCTAACGACAATACCCAGGAGATGGCCGAAAATATTGTGAGCAGAATCATGGAAGAAATCAACCAGCATGGTCGCGAGGCGTCCGAAGTATTATGTCAATGGATCCGACACCGACATCATCTATTTTACAAAGACATGCTACCGGGTCTATCCGTTGGACAAAAATTCGAAAGATTGATGGAGATGGAGGAGGAAGTCATCATCTTCATAAAGGCTAAGGATGCCAAAACCGCCTTAGACCGATACGCATTAATAGAACCTCGTGCTCGGTTAATAAAACTCACCGAACACATTCAATGCCTTAGAAAAAAGCACACTCCGGAAACACCGAACTCCCAACtacaactcttggtgttggagTTGCTTGCGGTCAAGGAAAGGGAGCTGACCGATGAAGTGGCGCAGCTTGAAGCGCTGCCCTAACGACAAGAAACGACGAACTCACAGTCTCCTAGGGATGATGGCGGTCAGACCCCGGTCGATGAAGTGGTAGTCTCTCCTCCAACGGATCACACTGTCAACATGACCGAAGAAAGGACAGAGACGCCCCTCACCGACACACGAGCATCTGCTCCACCCGGGGATTCAAAACCGGCCATTACGGAAAAGAAGGTCATATCTATCATCAAAGAATTTGCCAACGACGTGGTTCGAccttggaagaagaaaattaagaaaaacgCGGTCCAAGCGGTCAAGATAGCCGAGACAACAAGGGATGATCTTGGCGAGGCGGTCAAGCGGATCACGTCGGTCGAAACCAACTACGGTAATGTCGATGTAATGTACGACGCTCATCTTAAGCGAACAATGGCCTTGGAGGATATGACTCCAAAGTTGGTGGATGACCTCGAGTCGGTCAGCCAAAGGGTAGCAAAgatggaacggtctcaagaaaAGACCGAGCAACGGCtgacaaaggtcgatgaggacctggAGCGGTCAAGTGCCCAAGCCGGTTCAACACTCGACAGGGTCATAAGtcttgaagaaaagaatgcaAGTCTTGAGGAAAGGAACACCAAGCTTGAGGCTGACCTCAAGGCAGTCACCGAACAAGTGACTGAGTTAATAAAGGCCAAACTTGCTGCGGATAAGGCAATTGAGGAGGCGAATGCCCTCGCGGCTCGGCAACTTCAAGATGCGCTGGACGAGGAGACACGGAAAAAGAAGGAGGCTGCATGGTTTGATCCGAACATAGCCGAGAACATACGAAAATTAACGGCCAAAAATCCGGAACTCGCAAAAACAATAGCGGCAACACAAGACGAAGATGCTAAGCGGCTACAAGCTCAGAAACAATTGTACAAGGATTATGCCAAGATTCACAAGAAGTCCCAAGCGGTTGTCTCCTCATCGGCTCCGGGCACACGAAAAAGGAAAGCTCCTTCAAAGAAGGAGCAAGTCAACATACTGCTAAACAGAATCACCGAGACAGTTGTTGACCCTCCGCTCAACCCGGCTTTGCACACCGAGGATGATTTCGAAGAAGATGATCAGCCACAACTCACAAGACAGCGAGTTTTAGATGCAATTCCAATCAGAACGATCGGTCAGCCGCTATCTcctcaaaccctaaaccctaaaccctaaaccgttggcacatttcacctataaaagaaggagctgaagaggagtaaaggTGGGATACAAGGGATTTTAAgagggttacaagttctgaattttcaTACATTGTGCTCTATCTTTAGAAAGCTTAAAtcgcttatttgaagtgtattctacaatttcggttaaaattgtacgagtgttatcgagcaggaaataagtctcgatcggattgtttgtattccttagtgaatatccttctcgcagtttcgagaggaaggggtgacgtaggagctttatctccaaacatccataaaatttgtcttgttaCTTGCTTTTTGCTTACTTTACTTTAttaccgatctgcactaaccgcTTCGACCGACTCTacattacctaaaccgaattactaagatCCAAAATcgacccagcaacttccaaacatgtcttatccaaatccggttctgccccTCTCGTGAGTGttctgcttcaacctgaaacaaacctcttccgcgcttgaacctggttcaagggtttgtgacagtttgtatagtattgaaaccccggtattaatctctaaccggattaataaccaccctttgagtgaaacgcgataaccggccaaccccggtcccccagccgcgacctagatcctaacaagaCGTCTGCTCATCTCGAGACATTTACTCAGACGTCTTCCTACGCTTCCTTAGTTTTACCTGTGCATTAAACATTTATAggacttagttttatttaatcacaTCACCAAAACTATGACGCATCATCAAAACTgtgtcttaattaattattctaatctcaattaaaacatttctcttaattaattgattttcttcTAATCTTAATTCCCTCTTATTCattctttaacttaatctaataatttccctttatctaacaaattattttcacaCAAGTCATTGCATATGTTAATGATATAACAAGAAGAAATTGGAAAGCCCTAAAAGAAATTTTCTTAAGTTAAACTATGTCTCAATTAATGCAATTGAGACGACTTCAAATCCAAACTTTCAGAAAAGGTAACTCAAGTGTTCAAGAATATCTTCAGAAGATGAAATCGAAAACTTATGCCTTGGTTATGGCTGGCCATAAGGTTATGAATCTTGATCTTGTTCTTTCTATTCTTGGAGGTTTGGGATTAGGATTTGAATCAATCGTTGTGTCGGTCTCCATAAGACAAGAACCCGTAAACATCAATGAACTTACGGAACTTCTTCTTACGCACGAGCAACATCTTCTTTCTTCATACCCAACAAAATAACTTTTCTCTAACGTCGCATATGAAATAAATCTACAGGGAAATCAGAATAATCGCCAAAATGGAGGTCGTAGCACTTTATGTTCATATTCATCATATTTATTCggacaaaaagaaaaatatagtaACTGGAATTGATTAAAAAGTGGGTATTCTAACAGTAGTAGATATTATTCAAACAAGATTGTTCCAAAATACAAATCGTAATAGCAGTAATCCTCCTAAATGTATCACTTGCAATAGATTAGGATATACTAGAGTCAATTATCGAGCACATATTTTCTATATGATCTACAAAAAAATGGGCATCAATTGATGTAATGTTATCAATATTAAGATGAGAAACAGTCTTCTCTAATAATTATGATAACTTCTCCTCCTTTCAAGTTAGATTCAGCATGGTATCCCAACTCTAGTGCATCTAATCATATGAACCTATTTAGAAACAATTAGAATTGAACTGTatttacacaaaaaaaaaaagtaatattaaagttgttaatatatataattaaaatatattttcgaCCATCATTTCGTTTAATTCAATATTacaatgaaatatttaaaaaaattaattcttttaatataaaataaaattcttgaaattgaaattattttcatataaatatttggagagaatgtataaaattattttttaataaattatttggagaTTTTAGTTAAAGAGTATTGtgcaaatatttttaaattttaatatataattatatagcataaaataatttatacaaatagaattatttatataaattattatttattaaaaaatcaaataaatacaaaatataagatttgaaaaaaattaattaagaaaaagtgttaaattaataagtgtagttaataaatatgaaaaaaaaagtaaaaataaataaatattttaattgtaaattgaataataggaagaaaataaattaatataaaagagaacaaataatcaaacaaattaatttatttttataggaaGACAGGAACACCTAACCACTTGCACTCACGACACATACCCTTACTCGTCTTGCACTCACAACACATACCCTTACTTGAACATTATGCACTAACAACCATTTTTCATTCCATTAATCTCCGGCACCCACTTAATTGtctttttaatctttataatagaTCATTCACTTAATCTCTCCCACTCACATAAACTATCgtcattttaatctttataatagaCCATTTTTTAATCTCTCACACTGACATATACCACCACCCTTACTTTGAACATTATGGACTAACCATCATACTCTTCATTCCTTTAAGCCCTCAAACCCACATGTACCACAATCATTGTTAACTAACATATAATACACATCAATTGAGACTCAAACTCTAGTCTCATGTTTGAAATGTAAACACTTTAAACATTACACAACTTATGATggttaatttcaatttataactttgtctatatatatttgtatataaactaataaatgagagataaataaacaaattaatttttctttatttaaatatatcacgaattaatttttaaataggttgttatatatatttaatatataattatatagactataaaataattaatacaaataaaattattgactttattaaaataaaatcataagaaagagacaaataatcaaattaatttatttatttttctttaaatatatcatgaattaattttatatagattgttatatatatttaatatatatattatattaataaatg
Proteins encoded:
- the LOC124913196 gene encoding kinesin-like protein KIN-14D; the protein is MTEERTETPLTDTRASAPPGDSKPAITEKKVISIIKEFANDVVRPWKKKIKKNAVQAVKIAETTRDDLGEAVKRITSVETNYGNVDVMYDAHLKRTMALEDMTPKLVDDLESVSQRVAKMERSQEKTEQRLTKVDEDLERSSAQAGSTLDRVISLEEKNASLEERNTKLEADLKAVTEQVTELIKAKLAADKAIEEANALAARQLQDALDEETRKKKEAAWFDPNIAENIRKLTAKNPELAKTIAATQDEDAKRLQAQKQLYKDYAKIHKKSQAVVSSSAPGTRKRKAPSKKEQVNILLNRITETVVDPPLNPALHTEDDFEEDDQPQLTRQRVLDAIPIRTIGQPLSPQTLNPKP